The following proteins are co-located in the Deferribacter autotrophicus genome:
- a CDS encoding AMP-binding protein yields the protein MEKFNFIKQTIGEYLKNIANKYPDNEAVVYPFREIRLTYKELDNLTDKLAYALLKLGVKKGDHVAIWAHNVPEWIYLLFATAKIGAVLVTVNTLYRERELEYLLQQSDSKYLFLVEKYRTLDYAKTLYNIYPELAEGKKSEKFPFLEKVVMIDDKKFPGMINFNELYNMGESFDKDELEKVMNTLHYDDVINMQYTSGTTGFPKGVMLTHYNILNNAYAIGMIMKFTDKDRLCIPVPFFHCFGLVLSILVCLTHGATMVPVEYFNPIEVLKTVEKEKCTALHGVPTMFISELQVLEYENFDISSLRTGIMAGSPCPVEVMKKVMDVMNMKEITIVYGQTEASPGITQTRVNDDVEKRVSTVGRELPGVEVKIVDPTTGKECPPNVAGELCARGYNVMKGYYKMEEATKQAIDSEGWLHTGDLALKTEDGYYVITGRIKDMIIRGGENIYPKEIEDFLYTYEPIEDVQIVGVPDKKYGEEVMAFIKIKEKYRGKVTPEDIREFCKGKIADYKIPKYIEFVDEYPMTASGKIQKFKLREIGAKKLQLV from the coding sequence ATGGAAAAATTTAATTTTATTAAACAGACGATAGGAGAATATTTAAAAAACATTGCTAATAAATATCCTGACAATGAAGCTGTTGTATATCCTTTTAGAGAAATTAGGTTAACTTATAAAGAACTCGACAATTTGACTGACAAACTTGCATATGCTCTTTTGAAACTTGGCGTTAAAAAAGGGGATCATGTTGCAATCTGGGCACATAATGTACCTGAATGGATTTATCTTTTGTTTGCTACTGCTAAAATTGGTGCTGTTTTAGTGACTGTAAATACTTTGTATCGTGAAAGGGAGCTTGAATACCTTTTACAACAGTCTGATTCTAAATATCTGTTTTTAGTGGAGAAATATAGAACACTTGATTATGCAAAAACGCTTTATAATATCTATCCTGAGCTTGCTGAAGGTAAAAAATCTGAAAAGTTTCCTTTTCTTGAAAAGGTTGTGATGATTGATGACAAAAAGTTTCCAGGAATGATTAATTTTAATGAGCTTTATAATATGGGTGAGTCTTTTGATAAAGATGAATTAGAAAAAGTGATGAATACGTTACATTATGATGATGTTATTAATATGCAATATACTTCGGGAACTACTGGGTTTCCAAAAGGGGTTATGCTTACGCACTACAACATATTAAACAATGCTTATGCAATTGGTATGATTATGAAATTTACAGATAAAGATAGACTGTGTATTCCGGTTCCATTCTTTCACTGCTTTGGTTTAGTGTTAAGTATTCTTGTCTGTCTTACACATGGTGCTACGATGGTGCCTGTAGAATATTTCAATCCAATTGAAGTCTTAAAAACTGTTGAGAAAGAGAAGTGCACAGCTTTACATGGTGTACCTACAATGTTTATTTCTGAGTTACAAGTTTTAGAATATGAGAATTTTGATATTTCTTCTCTTAGAACTGGGATTATGGCTGGTTCTCCTTGTCCGGTTGAAGTGATGAAAAAAGTTATGGACGTGATGAATATGAAAGAAATTACTATAGTTTATGGTCAAACTGAAGCTTCCCCTGGCATTACTCAAACGAGAGTGAATGATGATGTAGAAAAACGTGTTTCCACCGTCGGCAGAGAGTTGCCTGGAGTGGAGGTGAAGATTGTAGATCCTACAACTGGTAAAGAATGTCCGCCGAATGTAGCAGGTGAGCTTTGTGCAAGAGGTTACAATGTTATGAAAGGTTATTATAAGATGGAAGAAGCTACCAAACAAGCAATTGATAGTGAGGGTTGGTTGCATACAGGGGATTTGGCTTTAAAAACAGAGGATGGTTATTATGTAATAACAGGTAGAATTAAAGATATGATTATTAGGGGTGGTGAAAATATTTACCCAAAAGAAATTGAAGACTTTCTGTACACTTATGAACCTATTGAAGATGTTCAGATTGTGGGTGTGCCTGATAAAAAATATGGTGAAGAGGTTATGGCTTTTATCAAGATTAAAGAAAAATATCGCGGTAAAGTAACTCCTGAAGATATTAGAGAATTTTGTAAAGGAAAAATTGCTGATTATAAAATCCCTAAATATATTGAATTTGTAGATGAGTATCCTATGACTGCGAGTGGGAAAATTCAGAAATTTAAATTGAGAGAAATCGGTGCTAAAAAACTGCAACTTGTGTAA
- a CDS encoding TrkH family potassium uptake protein → MRNLKLSPWSYLIITFVILIIAGSFFLMIPGAYSKGNLSYLDALFTSTSAVCVTGLIVTNTSNFTPFGQIIILILIQLGAIGIMTLTSSLYIFLKGELDLSHRIMVAKITDVFGLHEVENILVYIIKYTFIIEFIGAIVLSLGFYISHNTLGDAIYYGIFHSISAFCNAGFSTFDQSLVGTNIIIKLTITGLIVLGGIGYYVIYDLNKFFKSGGRLKLHTKVVLLTSLLLIIMGFMIFSVVESDMNIVDGFFQSVTARTAGFNTIDLTSLHNISKFTLIILMLIGASPGSTGGGVKTTTFFITISSITKVLRGENKIVVFKRQIPYQTILRAFALIFLYLFVDVTATLILLYIYDYNFLEMLFEVTSALSTVGLSLGITTKLTTAGKLVIIACMFLGRVGPAALVMAMLGREKKRVIQYPEEKVVLG, encoded by the coding sequence ATGCGGAATCTAAAATTGAGTCCATGGTCTTATTTAATAATAACCTTTGTAATTCTCATTATTGCAGGTTCTTTTTTTCTGATGATTCCAGGGGCATATTCCAAAGGTAATTTATCTTATTTGGATGCCCTTTTCACTTCGACTTCTGCTGTTTGTGTAACGGGTTTAATTGTAACAAATACATCAAATTTTACTCCCTTTGGACAAATCATTATTTTGATATTAATTCAGCTTGGAGCCATTGGGATAATGACTCTCACATCTTCCCTTTATATTTTTTTAAAAGGGGAGCTTGATTTGAGCCATAGAATTATGGTGGCTAAGATTACAGATGTTTTTGGCTTGCATGAGGTGGAGAATATCTTAGTGTATATTATAAAATATACTTTTATTATTGAATTTATTGGGGCTATTGTTCTCAGCTTAGGTTTTTATATTTCTCACAATACGTTAGGTGATGCAATTTATTATGGGATATTTCATTCCATTTCGGCTTTTTGTAATGCTGGGTTTTCTACCTTTGATCAAAGTTTAGTAGGAACAAATATCATCATAAAGTTAACAATAACAGGCTTGATAGTATTGGGGGGGATAGGGTATTATGTGATATATGATTTAAATAAATTTTTTAAGTCTGGAGGTAGGCTCAAACTTCATACTAAGGTTGTACTTTTAACTTCACTGTTATTAATAATAATGGGGTTTATGATATTTTCTGTAGTAGAAAGTGATATGAATATTGTTGATGGCTTTTTCCAATCTGTTACTGCAAGGACTGCTGGATTTAACACAATAGATTTAACCTCTTTACATAATATAAGTAAATTTACTTTAATAATTTTGATGTTAATTGGAGCTTCGCCCGGTTCAACTGGTGGTGGTGTTAAGACGACAACGTTTTTTATTACAATTTCTTCAATTACAAAGGTACTAAGAGGTGAAAATAAAATTGTAGTTTTTAAAAGACAAATACCTTATCAAACAATATTAAGGGCTTTTGCTCTTATATTTTTATACCTATTTGTGGATGTTACTGCTACTTTAATTTTACTATATATTTATGATTATAATTTTTTGGAAATGTTGTTTGAAGTGACTTCTGCTTTGAGTACCGTCGGTCTGAGTCTTGGAATTACAACAAAATTAACTACTGCTGGTAAGTTGGTTATTATTGCATGTATGTTCTTAGGTAGGGTTGGACCGGCTGCTTTAGTGATGGCTATGCTTGGTAGGGAAAAGAAAAGGGTTATACAATACCCAGAAGAAAAGGTTGTGTTGGGGTGA
- a CDS encoding potassium channel family protein yields MFEKSRDVLVMGLGIFGYEVAVSLAKEGINVLAVDKNTKVINQIKDIVTDALVADAANEEALKELSVDKYDAVILGMSSSFESLILCITYLKKLGAKYIIAKASTAIQKEILMKIGADEVILPEKEIALKLAEKIARPNIIDFFELGGDAAVATVKVPSKFYNKSLMEIDLRKKYNITAIILIRDGSAKLIRDASIKLMENDELVVAGEEDNIKKVFSE; encoded by the coding sequence ATGTTTGAAAAAAGTAGAGATGTATTGGTGATGGGGCTTGGTATATTTGGTTATGAAGTAGCTGTGAGTTTAGCAAAGGAAGGTATAAATGTTTTAGCAGTGGATAAAAATACAAAAGTTATTAATCAGATAAAGGATATCGTTACTGATGCACTGGTGGCTGATGCTGCAAATGAAGAAGCATTAAAGGAATTATCTGTGGATAAGTATGATGCGGTGATTTTGGGAATGAGTAGTAGTTTTGAGAGTTTGATTTTATGTATTACATATTTAAAAAAATTAGGTGCAAAATATATAATTGCAAAAGCCAGCACTGCAATCCAAAAAGAAATTTTAATGAAAATAGGGGCTGATGAAGTAATTTTGCCTGAAAAAGAAATTGCTTTAAAGCTGGCCGAAAAGATTGCAAGACCCAACATTATTGACTTTTTTGAGTTAGGTGGTGATGCTGCAGTTGCAACGGTAAAAGTGCCTTCGAAATTTTATAACAAGTCTTTAATGGAAATAGATTTGAGAAAGAAATATAATATTACTGCTATTATTTTAATTAGAGATGGTAGTGCAAAATTAATAAGAGATGCCAGTATTAAACTTATGGAAAATGATGAACTTGTTGTGGCAGGAGAAGAGGATAATATAAAAAAGGTGTTTAGTGAATAG
- a CDS encoding FprA family A-type flavoprotein: MGAVKIKENIYWVGVFDPELEIFDIVIPTEHGTTYNSYLVIGSEKKALIEANKKIFTNEYIKTIEEICPVEEIDYIILNHNEPDHSGALPAIVERNPNIEVIYSKTAKSFVDNIINKEYNGRAVGDGDFIDLGGKTLRFFHTPFLHWPDTMFTYLVEDKILFPCDFLGAHYCDKNLFNDKLENKEEAKAAFRFYYSMIMRPYKEHILNAFKKIDGIEIEMVCPSHGPILRENIDYYINYYKEQANRYYLNNPKKQITIVYGTAYGNTKMLADQIKEGIEETGLTVKMFDAATDNMNDIIDEIELSHGLLIGSPTLNAKAAKPIFTLFANLVVLNVANRKAGAFGSYGWSGEGIKMAEDILKTMRMKLPLPAFKVKMTPSEEELKKAKEWGREFALKVIEG; encoded by the coding sequence ATGGGTGCTGTAAAAATAAAAGAGAACATTTATTGGGTCGGTGTGTTTGATCCAGAATTAGAAATATTTGACATCGTTATCCCAACAGAGCATGGAACTACCTACAATAGTTATCTAGTTATAGGTTCAGAAAAAAAAGCTTTAATAGAAGCAAATAAAAAGATTTTTACAAATGAATATATTAAAACTATTGAGGAAATATGTCCTGTAGAAGAAATAGATTATATTATTTTAAACCACAATGAACCTGATCACTCAGGGGCTTTACCGGCTATTGTTGAAAGAAATCCCAATATTGAAGTAATATATTCTAAAACAGCAAAGTCCTTCGTTGATAATATCATCAATAAAGAATATAATGGTCGAGCTGTAGGTGATGGTGATTTTATTGACCTTGGTGGAAAAACATTAAGATTTTTTCATACACCTTTCCTCCATTGGCCTGATACAATGTTTACATATCTTGTTGAAGATAAAATACTGTTTCCTTGCGATTTTCTTGGTGCTCACTATTGTGACAAAAATCTTTTTAATGATAAACTAGAAAACAAAGAGGAAGCAAAAGCTGCATTTAGATTTTATTATAGTATGATTATGAGGCCTTATAAGGAGCATATTCTAAACGCCTTTAAAAAAATTGACGGTATAGAAATCGAAATGGTTTGTCCTTCTCACGGTCCTATATTAAGAGAAAATATCGATTATTATATTAACTATTACAAAGAACAAGCAAATAGGTATTATCTCAACAATCCAAAAAAACAAATTACAATTGTTTATGGAACTGCTTATGGTAATACAAAAATGCTTGCAGACCAAATTAAAGAAGGTATTGAAGAAACCGGTTTAACAGTAAAAATGTTTGATGCTGCAACGGATAATATGAACGATATCATTGATGAAATAGAACTATCTCACGGCTTACTAATCGGTTCACCTACCCTCAACGCTAAAGCGGCAAAACCTATTTTCACACTTTTTGCAAATCTTGTTGTACTAAACGTAGCAAACAGAAAAGCAGGTGCTTTTGGTTCTTACGGTTGGAGCGGTGAAGGAATTAAAATGGCTGAAGATATTTTGAAGACCATGAGAATGAAGTTACCTCTTCCTGCATTTAAAGTAAAAATGACCCCATCAGAAGAAGAATTGAAAAAAGCTAAAGAATGGGGACGTGAATTTGCTTTGAAGGTAATTGAAGGTTAA
- the rd gene encoding rubredoxin, whose protein sequence is MNKYICSICGWIYDPEVGDPDNGVEAGTAFEDIPEDWVCPECGASKEAFEPQD, encoded by the coding sequence ATGAATAAGTACATATGTTCAATATGTGGCTGGATCTATGATCCTGAAGTTGGAGATCCTGACAACGGAGTAGAAGCTGGTACAGCTTTTGAAGATATCCCTGAAGATTGGGTATGTCCTGAATGTGGAGCTAGTAAAGAAGCATTTGAACCTCAAGACTAA
- a CDS encoding DHH family phosphoesterase — MIDEILELIKPARKILILTHNNPDPDTIASAYGLKFIFHTIYKKRCTIAYEGLIGRAENRELVKECKIEMHLSKKLNFSRYEILVLVDSQPTAGNVYIPKGFFPQIVIDHHNFRKATSKAKIYDVRQEAGSTSTIITQYIRHLGLEPDRYVATALYYGIKTDTIGSARSNSKTDLEMMSFLLPKISLNKLSKIETPELPKYYFKNLKKAIEQSEIIDDLIFCNLEEVRNADLIAETSDFLLRMRDIKWSFVTGRIDNICYFSLRCKSSRKKVGTIALQIVRNLGTGGGHMKSAGGQIPLENKEYPQIVEIIKKRLLKKLGIIIDKVDIKSI; from the coding sequence ATGATTGATGAAATTTTAGAATTAATAAAGCCAGCTCGAAAAATTTTAATTTTAACACATAACAACCCAGATCCAGACACCATTGCGTCTGCATATGGTTTAAAGTTTATCTTCCATACCATTTATAAAAAAAGATGTACAATTGCATATGAAGGTTTGATTGGTAGAGCTGAAAATAGAGAGCTTGTTAAAGAATGCAAAATAGAAATGCATCTTTCTAAAAAACTTAACTTTTCAAGATATGAGATCTTAGTCCTTGTTGATTCACAACCCACTGCAGGGAATGTTTATATCCCAAAAGGTTTCTTCCCACAAATAGTAATAGACCATCACAACTTTAGAAAAGCAACTTCAAAAGCTAAAATTTATGATGTAAGACAAGAAGCTGGTTCAACTTCAACGATTATTACTCAATATATTAGACACCTCGGTTTAGAACCCGACAGATATGTTGCTACAGCTCTTTATTACGGAATCAAAACTGATACTATAGGTTCTGCAAGAAGTAACTCAAAAACAGATTTAGAAATGATGAGTTTTCTATTACCTAAAATCTCATTAAATAAACTTTCTAAAATAGAAACACCTGAATTACCAAAATATTATTTTAAAAATTTAAAAAAAGCTATCGAGCAAAGTGAAATAATTGATGATTTAATATTTTGCAATCTAGAAGAAGTAAGAAATGCAGATCTGATTGCCGAAACATCTGACTTTCTACTCAGAATGAGAGATATAAAATGGTCCTTTGTAACTGGCAGGATCGACAATATATGCTATTTTTCCCTACGCTGCAAATCCTCAAGAAAAAAAGTTGGAACTATTGCTTTACAGATTGTAAGAAACTTAGGCACGGGCGGTGGGCACATGAAGTCTGCTGGCGGTCAAATTCCTCTTGAAAACAAGGAATACCCACAAATTGTAGAAATAATTAAAAAAAGATTATTAAAAAAATTAGGAATCATTATCGACAAAGTTGATATAAAAAGTATTTGA
- a CDS encoding NAD-dependent epimerase/dehydratase family protein, with product MKNILISGALGFLGSNLSIFLAKNFPMYNIIAIDNEKDHKYVKNKQKFDNFNNILYIKGDLKDNSLINNILNEHKSMFNRFSFGSINSIYAFAFDSNMEIFDTSSSKNLINNVYSTINLGIAAINNWQSLNDKNFIYVSSTDVYGFNETDSQFNEESKLMPSSLKGSIHAANELILQSFHFDYNLPVTIFRISNFFGPGCQHKNIPTTILKNIFFNNPITLNISKHSIINVIFYDDLIYGLEHGLKIKGTYDIFNLGGENIPIIDFVEIAITIAKYKFNRIFDNEINYQVDKNNNSSISIDKTYEILGWKNYTILEEAIEKTFAYFASNYII from the coding sequence ATGAAAAATATACTAATAAGTGGTGCTTTAGGTTTCTTGGGTAGCAATTTATCTATTTTCTTAGCTAAAAATTTTCCAATGTACAATATAATTGCCATTGATAATGAAAAAGATCATAAATATGTTAAAAACAAACAAAAGTTTGATAATTTTAATAACATACTTTATATAAAAGGAGATTTAAAGGATAACTCACTAATTAATAATATTTTAAACGAGCATAAAAGCATGTTTAATCGTTTTTCGTTTGGAAGTATAAATTCAATTTATGCTTTTGCATTTGATAGTAATATGGAAATCTTCGACACATCATCATCAAAAAATCTTATTAATAACGTTTATTCAACTATTAATCTTGGAATTGCTGCTATTAATAACTGGCAATCTCTTAATGATAAAAATTTTATTTATGTAAGTTCTACAGATGTTTATGGATTTAATGAAACCGATAGTCAATTCAATGAAGAAAGCAAGTTAATGCCTTCAAGTTTAAAAGGAAGTATTCATGCTGCAAATGAACTAATTTTACAATCTTTTCATTTTGATTACAATTTACCTGTCACTATTTTTAGAATATCGAATTTTTTTGGCCCAGGATGTCAACATAAAAACATTCCAACTACTATTTTAAAAAATATTTTTTTCAATAATCCCATAACTCTAAACATTTCAAAACATTCCATTATAAATGTAATTTTCTATGACGATTTAATTTACGGTCTTGAACATGGATTAAAAATTAAAGGGACATATGATATATTTAATCTAGGCGGAGAAAACATACCTATTATTGACTTTGTCGAAATTGCAATCACTATTGCAAAATATAAATTTAATAGAATATTTGATAATGAAATAAATTATCAAGTTGACAAAAATAATAATTCATCTATTTCAATTGATAAAACATATGAAATATTAGGATGGAAAAACTACACAATATTAGAGGAAGCCATTGAAAAAACTTTTGCTTATTTTGCTAGCAATTATATTATTTAA
- a CDS encoding LPS-assembly protein LptD produces MMNGFLRLLILSILLLNIILTPVFSKENVILEANKVTSIDKNTVVAEGDVILIYKAVLVTANKIIYRKDKNEIEAFDNITFKDDNNNYLTAQYLKLNLSTQKGIIKKAKGFYAPYHYFNASTIEKVGDKSFRLYEAEITACKEDNPDWSFKSKSAKIDYGEYFYSKSATANIKGFPMLYIPYFVWPIKEKRESGFLVPDIGVSSKTGFFITPKYFWNIDADKDATFGISYFQKKGLLYNLELRYQKTDSEKFYFYGEYIKDKDITFIDDERWRLFSNTDIYLVKNLELRINLDYVSDFQYISDFETLSLNKVIKENKDNKFKTDLRLIYHTTYSDISLVYKDDMQFTDIYDGYNKEHLYRKPQIIFEKNNLDIKFFKIDYYADFNNLKSTTITNKINDEFYSTSTKLKREHLKINIYKPINIKIGTFTPKYTQYYTRWHDANFKFSGKDDNENIFLKLKTDNNSVERFIYSFRLKFELNEIYKNYKTFKHSIYNSFEYIQTPFLDQSSIPSLIEDDKIYEENIYKYTMTHYFKSKNWNLKIEFNENYNVVKNDERFEPFNYKIEFNYKELLKIYKNTNYDFYEKEPFYNKDYIKLTYDKFFISTELIFNKNITYDENTSWTNSIGYTYKKLEMSISLKKSGYREKLKYLSNDSLTTNELIVTGVYNSDCWSLGLQYHKKLNTDISSDSISSKYDHIFYLLISLKGIGDTTREIYKR; encoded by the coding sequence ATGATGAATGGCTTTTTGAGACTGTTGATTTTATCTATTTTGCTTCTTAATATTATTCTCACTCCTGTTTTTTCAAAAGAAAATGTTATCTTAGAAGCAAACAAGGTTACTTCCATCGATAAAAACACCGTTGTTGCTGAAGGTGACGTCATTTTAATATATAAAGCTGTATTAGTCACAGCAAATAAAATCATATACAGAAAAGATAAAAATGAAATCGAGGCTTTTGATAATATTACCTTTAAGGATGACAATAATAACTACCTTACAGCACAATATTTAAAATTAAATCTTTCTACTCAAAAAGGAATTATTAAGAAAGCCAAAGGTTTTTATGCCCCTTATCATTATTTCAATGCATCTACAATTGAAAAAGTCGGAGATAAAAGTTTTAGATTATACGAAGCTGAAATAACAGCCTGTAAAGAAGATAATCCGGATTGGTCGTTTAAAAGTAAATCGGCAAAAATAGACTATGGTGAATACTTTTACAGTAAATCGGCCACTGCGAATATTAAAGGCTTTCCCATGTTATATATTCCATATTTTGTATGGCCTATTAAAGAAAAACGTGAATCAGGATTTCTTGTACCTGACATCGGTGTAAGTTCCAAAACAGGTTTTTTTATTACGCCAAAATATTTTTGGAATATTGATGCGGATAAAGATGCCACTTTTGGAATTAGTTATTTTCAAAAAAAAGGATTACTATACAATCTAGAACTAAGATATCAAAAAACCGATTCTGAAAAATTTTACTTTTACGGAGAATATATAAAAGATAAAGATATCACTTTTATTGATGACGAACGATGGAGACTCTTTAGTAACACAGATATCTATTTGGTAAAAAACTTAGAATTAAGAATCAATTTAGACTATGTAAGCGATTTCCAATATATAAGCGATTTTGAAACATTATCGTTAAACAAAGTAATAAAGGAAAATAAAGATAACAAATTTAAAACTGACTTAAGGCTCATTTATCATACCACATATTCCGATATTTCTTTGGTCTACAAAGATGATATGCAGTTTACAGATATATATGATGGATACAATAAAGAACACCTCTACAGAAAACCTCAAATTATTTTTGAGAAAAACAACTTGGATATTAAATTTTTTAAAATTGATTATTATGCCGATTTTAACAATTTAAAATCCACCACAATAACAAATAAAATAAATGATGAGTTTTATAGCACTTCAACCAAATTAAAAAGAGAACACCTTAAGATAAACATTTATAAACCAATTAATATTAAAATTGGTACATTTACTCCTAAATATACTCAATATTATACAAGATGGCATGATGCTAATTTTAAATTCAGCGGCAAAGATGATAATGAAAACATATTTTTAAAGTTAAAAACTGATAACAATAGCGTTGAAAGATTCATTTACTCTTTTAGATTAAAATTTGAGCTGAATGAAATATATAAAAATTACAAAACATTTAAACATTCCATATACAACAGTTTCGAGTATATTCAAACCCCATTTTTAGATCAATCGTCAATTCCTTCATTAATTGAAGATGATAAAATTTATGAAGAAAATATTTATAAATACACTATGACTCATTATTTCAAATCTAAAAACTGGAATTTAAAAATAGAATTCAACGAAAACTACAATGTTGTTAAAAATGATGAAAGATTTGAACCTTTTAATTATAAAATAGAATTTAATTATAAAGAATTGTTAAAAATTTATAAAAATACCAATTATGACTTCTATGAAAAAGAACCTTTTTACAATAAAGATTATATAAAATTAACTTACGATAAATTTTTCATATCTACTGAATTAATCTTCAATAAAAATATTACTTATGATGAAAACACTTCTTGGACTAACAGTATCGGTTATACTTATAAAAAATTAGAAATGTCAATTTCTTTGAAAAAATCAGGGTATAGAGAAAAACTAAAATATTTATCTAATGACTCATTAACTACTAATGAATTGATAGTCACAGGAGTTTACAATTCTGATTGTTGGAGTTTAGGTTTACAATATCACAAAAAATTAAATACTGACATCAGTTCTGATTCAATATCTAGTAAATATGATCACATTTTCTATTTATTAATATCCTTGAAAGGGATAGGAGATACAACCAGAGAGATTTATAAAAGATGA
- a CDS encoding bifunctional folylpolyglutamate synthase/dihydrofolate synthase, which produces MERHNIKITGVFWLITKFEKFFSSVNEYLNAKLTLNRIKAALNHTNFDEKKLGKIIHIAGTNGKGSTAHFISSALINSGYKVALFTSPHLLSICERIKVNRQQIRFSDLDNLFTTYFSIIKEYKLTYFEAITLLAFKYFEEFKPDFSIIETGMGGTYDATNVLENKIPVITSISIDHEQYLGKTLESITREKAAIVKENDPIFLGTNNETVYKIIASIYPHKKIITPEKETIELLKHHFPSPYYKNAALAKMILNYLNITAPFNKISLPPCRFEKYDNIIIDGAHNFNGIIEILKNFKQKPIIVFSSTKDRDYQKIINLLSIKSTKLILTEIPNNIRSIKLNELETTNKNIIKESDLKIALRKAVELSKNNDILVCGSLYLCAEVKKILKGF; this is translated from the coding sequence TTGGAAAGACACAATATCAAAATTACTGGAGTATTTTGGCTGATTACTAAATTTGAAAAATTCTTCTCATCCGTAAATGAGTATCTCAACGCAAAACTCACTTTAAACAGGATAAAAGCAGCTTTAAATCATACTAACTTTGATGAAAAAAAACTTGGAAAAATTATTCACATTGCAGGAACAAATGGTAAAGGATCAACTGCTCACTTTATATCGTCAGCTTTAATAAATTCTGGTTATAAAGTAGCACTTTTCACCTCCCCTCATCTACTTAGCATATGTGAAAGGATCAAGGTCAACAGACAACAAATCAGGTTCAGCGACCTAGACAACCTATTTACAACCTACTTCTCAATTATAAAAGAATATAAACTTACCTATTTCGAAGCAATAACACTTCTAGCCTTTAAATATTTTGAAGAATTTAAACCTGATTTTTCAATTATTGAGACAGGTATGGGTGGCACCTATGATGCTACTAACGTTCTTGAAAATAAAATTCCTGTAATTACAAGCATATCTATTGATCACGAGCAATATTTAGGAAAAACTTTAGAGTCTATTACAAGAGAAAAAGCAGCTATCGTGAAAGAAAATGACCCGATATTTCTTGGTACTAATAACGAAACTGTTTATAAGATCATTGCTTCCATTTATCCTCACAAAAAAATTATTACACCAGAAAAAGAAACAATCGAACTATTAAAACATCATTTTCCATCACCTTATTATAAAAATGCAGCATTAGCAAAAATGATTTTAAATTATCTGAATATCACTGCACCTTTTAATAAAATTAGTCTTCCACCTTGTAGGTTTGAGAAATATGATAATATAATAATAGATGGAGCTCACAATTTTAACGGCATAATCGAAATACTGAAAAATTTTAAACAAAAACCAATTATTGTATTTTCTTCCACAAAAGATAGAGATTATCAAAAAATCATAAACCTATTATCAATTAAATCTACAAAATTAATACTTACTGAGATCCCAAATAATATAAGATCGATTAAACTAAATGAGTTGGAAACAACTAATAAAAACATAATAAAAGAGTCCGATTTAAAAATTGCATTAAGAAAAGCTGTTGAGTTATCAAAAAATAATGATATACTGGTTTGTGGTTCGCTTTACCTGTGTGCTGAAGTAAAGAAGATTCTAAAAGGTTTTTGA